A stretch of DNA from Oncorhynchus tshawytscha isolate Ot180627B unplaced genomic scaffold, Otsh_v2.0 Un_contig_16352_pilon_pilon, whole genome shotgun sequence:
AGAGGACACAGGCCACAGGAATAGAATTAGAACAGTGTTGTAAATCTCTGTGACACAGACGTCCTCCCTTCCTGCTTCTGACAGACAGGATATACACACAGCAAGGAGGTCTGGAGCACATCAGAACCAGGCCAGACACCTAACACATATCCAGGGGGAATTTCTTTTGGGGATATTTATTGAATTTTACACAAATATAAAAATAATCTAGGGAGCATCTCAATAGTGTAACATCAGGCCTGGACCTGGCACTTAGACACATCTAGGGAGCATCTCAATAGTGTAACATCAGGCCTGACCTGGCACTTAGACACACATCTAGGAGCATCTCAATAGTGTAAACATCAGGCCTGACCGGCACTTAGACACACATCTAGGGGCATCTCAATAGTGTAACATCAGGCCTGGACCTGGCACTTAGACACATCTAGGAGCATCTCAATAGTGTAACATCAGGCCTGGACCCGGCACTTAGACACACATCTAGGGGAGCATCTCAATAGTGTAACATCAGGCCTGGACCCGGCACTTAGACACACATCTAGGGAGCATCTCAATAGTGTAACATCAGGCCTGGACCTGGCACTTAGACACACATCTAGGGAGCATCTCAATAGTGTAACATCAGGCCTGGACCGCACTTAGACACACATCTAGGGGCATCTCAATAGTGTAACATCAGGCCTGGACCTGGCACTTAGACACATCTAGGGGCATCTCAATAGTGTAACATCAGGCCTGGACCTGGCACTTAGACACACATCTAGGGGGCATCTCAATAGTGTAACATCAGGCCTGGACCTGGCAACATCAGGCCTAGCACTTAGACACATCTAGGGGGCATCTCAATAGTGTAACATCAGGCCTGGACCTGGCACTTAGACACACATCTAGGGAGCATCTCAATAGTGTAACATCAGGCCTGGACCTGGCACTTAGACACACATCTAGGGGGCATCTCAATAGTGTAACATCAGGCCTGGACCTGCACTTAGACACACAGGACAAGAAACATCATCaatcaataaataaatcaatcaagGTCCACTCACGTGTTTTCTGAAGAGCTCCACGTGGGGTCCGAGTGTTTGGGGGTCGGCGTCGTGGACAAACTGCATCACCTCATCCACAGACCAGGAGGAAGGGGCGTTCCCGGCCCCGTTCCCCGCTGCAGCCTCCCGGTCTGCAGCTGCCAGGTGCTCAGGACCTGTGGTGGAGCTCGCAGCTGAacaacagaacacacagacagagcagcaGAGAGTCAGAATTCAATATTCACCTTTCTAGTTAAACACCATGAATACTGATCCTTTCAGACTTtacagggcggcaggtagcctagtggtcagagcgttggactagtaaccgaaaggtttcaaatccccgagctgacaaggtgccgttctgcccctgaacaaggcagttaacccactgttcctaggccgtcattgaaaatcagaatttgttcttaactgacttgcctggttaaataaataaaaatactttacaGGGAAGGCACAACATATCCATGGCATTGTCCACTAGGTGGCAGTGCTACACAACATATCCATGGCATTGTCCTAGGACAGTGCTACAGAAAATCatggaatttgttcttaactgtgcctagttaaataacataTCCATACATTGTCCACAGGAAGGCACAACATATCCATGGCATTGGCAGTGCTACACAACATATCCATGGCATTGTCCACTAGGTGGCAGTGCTACACAACATATCCATGGCATTGTCCACTAGGTGGCAGTGCTACACAACATATCCATGGCATTGTCCACTGGGTGGCAGTGCTACACAACATATCCATGGCATTGTCCACTAGGTGGGCAGTGCTACACAACATATCCATGGCATTGTCCACTAGGTGGCAGTGCTACACAACATATCCATGGCATTGTCCACTAGGTGGCAGTGCTACACAACATATCCATGGCATTGTCCACAGGTGGCAGTGCTACACAACATATCCATGGCATTGTCCACTAGGTGGCAGTGCTACACAACATATCCATGGCATTGTCCACTAGGTGGCAGTGCTACACAACATATCCATGGCATTGTCCACTAGGTGGCAGTGCTACACAACATATCCATGGCATTGTCCATAACATATCCATGGGTCAGGGTGACAGTGCTACACAACATATCCATGGCATTGTCCACTAGGTGGCAGTGCTACACAACATATCCATGGCATTGTCCACTAGGTGACAGTGCTACACAACATATCCATGGCATTGTCCACTAGGTGACAGTGCtacacaatacacaacatatCCATGGCATTGTCCACTAGGTGGCAACATATCCATGGCATTGTCCACTAGGTGACAGTGCTACACAACATATCCATGGCATTGTCCACTAGGTGACAGTGCTACACAACATATCCATGGCATTGTCCACTAGGTGGCAGTGCTACACAACATATCCATGGCATTGTCCACTAGGTGGCAGTGCTACACAACATATCCATGGCATTGTCCACTAGGTGGCAGTGCTACACAACATATCCATGGCATTGTCCACTAGGTGGCAGTGCTACACAACATATTTACTGCCACCTGACTACACCTCTGTTAAACGAATGAAAATAAAAACACCATCGCCTTTCTTGAACTAACTTGTCTTGCTAGCACTGTCTTAGCTGCTTTATTCTGGaaaatgtactgactatgactgagatgtgtggttgtctcacctagctatcttaagatgaatgcactaactaacTCTGGATACGAGCGTCTGCTAAGTTAGTAAAATGTTGAATGTGATCTGCTCCAACACAGGAAGCCTAGCCCCCCCCAAAAAGATCAACATTCAAACAAACGTAAATGGCCAACTAGAATCTAGAGGCACACACAAGGCCcgcccagtcagccagccaatggGGGTTAAGCTCttacaaggcctaccttccacTCGTCTCTGTAGCCCTCTGGACCCCAGGTCAGAAGGGTTGGGGGCCAGGCGCctgaggggtggtggtggggggtgaccAGGGCCAGACCCAGGGTAGTAGGGGCTGCTGGACCCCTGGCCACGGTACTCTGAGGTGGTGCGTTGTGTCAGGGGGCGAGGGGtcatggagggagaggtggaggtgtcCATAGGGTCCTCAGTCAAACCGTTCTCACTGCGAGGAAGGGGCTCTGATGGAGGGTAAGAGAGGTAGGATCGTCAGTGTATAGACACACACTAatacagtgtcacacacacacatgaattctTAAAGTAAAATGCCATGTAATAATGTGTCATGAGAAACTAAGCAAGTGTTTGATGATTGGTGATCAATCATGAAGTGGTAGCTTAGCCGTTAGCTGCTTGGTGATCAGTGATTAATCATGAAGTGGTAGCTTAGCCGTTAGCTGCTTGGTGATCAATCATGAAGTGGTAGCTTAGCCGTTAGCTACTTGGTGATCGGTGATTAATCATGAAGTGGTAGCTTAGCCGTTAGCTGCTTGGTGATCGGTGATTAATCATGAAGTGGTAGCTTAGCCGTTAGCTGCTTGGTGATCGGTGATTAATCATGAAGTGGTAGCTTAGCCGTTAGCTGCTTGGTGATCGGTGATTAATCATGAAGTGGTAGCTTAGCCGTTAGCTGCTTGGTGATTGGTGATTAATCATGAAGTGGTAGCTTAGCCGTTAGCTGCTTGGTGATCAGTGATTAATCATGAAGTGGTAGCTTAGCCGTTAGCTGCTTGGTGATTAATCATGAAGTGGTAGCTTAGCCATTAGCTGCTTGGTGATCAGTGATTAATCATGAAGTGGTAGCTTAGCCGTTAGCTGCTTGGTGATCGGTGATTAATCATGAAGTGGTAGCTTAGCCGTTAGCTGCTTGGTGATCAGTGATTAATCATGAAGTGGTAGCTTAGCCGTTAGCTGCTTGGTGATCGGTGATTAATCATGAAGTGGTAGCTTAGCCGTTAGCTGCTTGGTGATCGGTGA
This window harbors:
- the LOC121838741 gene encoding sex comb on midleg-like protein 4, producing the protein MDRDRDCNLYPSPLSSSKRLHSTEAHPSEEPLPRSENGLTEDPMDTSTSPSMTPRPLTQRTTSEYRGQGSSSPYYPGSGPGHPPPPPLRRLAPNPSDLGSRGLQRRVEAASSTTGPEHLAAADREAAAGNGAGNAPSSWSVDEVMQFVHDADPQTLGPHVELFRKHEIDGKALMLLRVTSS